The following are encoded in a window of Phragmites australis chromosome 22, lpPhrAust1.1, whole genome shotgun sequence genomic DNA:
- the LOC133905442 gene encoding uncharacterized protein LOC133905442, translating to MVVDVGLDPERRTPAPAAPRSTDTAATEADFLWKLRKYVLLLATLAASVTYTAGLSPPGGFRPDNDKDGVHLAGDPALQVTYARRYQVFFYCNATAFVASIVIVNLLLVHSLSRRRWWLRALQAAMILDQFGLMGAYAAGSCREVAMSAYVLALVALVSSYVCAHVLLFALMRDAGENVVPEAPESVERARKYLLIFVTLAATVTYQAGLSTPGGFLSDNQDDDHLAGDSMLRGHHPDRFMVFFYFNTTAFVASLVVIMLLMSRTVTRHGFRSCALWVCTGAALIGLTGAFAVGSSRSVKTSIYVIALVAAVLFYIGLQILVFLCKPVENWLHNVQETLQKCLKSGQLELQNHRIRAVSDQQVNADADQLLKKSRMYLLLLGILASGVTYQAGLNPPGGFWQNNAADGLHHYLAGDPVLHITYPRRYLVFFYCNATAFIASLVILILLLSNILSTQGIKYCALQVAMILDLFGLVGAYGAGSCRQVSKSVYISVLVVPVFLYVGIHVLVFMLEVSPTCATWRKMVTEKLEQCVPKWLKKLFELPTEEEDEDMKWKLEKSRKLLLLLAILAASLTYQAGMSPPGGFWQENTSGHVGDPVLNDNYQRRYLAFFYCNATAFVASLAIIMLLVNRKLSARGIQSHALRVCVILDLIGLMGAFAAGSSRKVSTSIYVFVLIFAVLICIAFQVVLVLSESVQGLLRRLLSKIGILVEEADGMSSRRASAGVERDLWDQKLPKYLLLLAALAAAVTYQAAMNPPGGLWDDGQTGHISGDPVLRSSYSRRYKVFFYCNATSFMASLVIMVLLLIKRVSSTQPALLALHAAMILDLFGLMGAYAAGSCRRVRTSAYILALVVGVSAYIVVLVVVSIGIAKWMKRVMDEMGERLTQCFSLEDM from the coding sequence ATGGTGGTTGACGTTGGCCTTGACCCCGAGCGGCGAACTCCGGCGCCGGCCGCTCCACGCAGCACCGACACTGCGGCCACGGAGGCCGACTTCCTCTGGAAGCTGCGCAAGTACGTGCTGCTGCTGGCCACGCTCGCGGCCAGCGTCACCTACACGGCGGGGCTGTCCCCGCCGGGCGGGTTCAGACCGGACAACGACAAAGACGGCGTGCACCTCGCCGGCGACCCGGCGCTCCAGGTCACCTACGCCCGCCGCTATCAAGTCTTCTTTTACTGCAACGCCACCGCCTTCGTCGCCTCCATCGTCATCGTCAACCTCCTCCTCGTGCACTCgctcagccgccgccgctggtggCTCCGCGCGCTCCAGGCCGCGATGATACTCGACCAGTTCGGCCTTATGGGAGCCTACGCCGCCGGCAGCTGCAGGGAGGTGGCCATGTCCGCGTACGTCCTCGCTCTTGTCGCCCTGGTCTCCTCCTATGTCTGCGCCCATGTCCTGCTCTTCGCGTTGATGCGCGACGCTGGCGAGAACGTGGTGCCGGAGGCGCCGGAAAGTGTGGAACGGGCGCGCAAGTACCTGCTTATTTTTGTGACTCTGGCGGCGACGGTGACGTACCAAGCCGGCCTGAGCACGCCTGGCGGGTTCTTGTCGGACAACCAGGACGACGACCACCTCGCCGGCGACTCCATGCTCCGCGGCCACCATCCGGACCGCTTCATGGTATTCTTCTACTTCAACACCACGGCGTTCGTGGCGTCTCTGGTCGTTATCATGCTGCTGATGAGCAGGACCGTGACGCGGCACGGGTTCCGGTCGTGCGCGCTCTGGGTGTGCACGGGCGCGGCTCTGATCGGGCTCACCGGTGCTTTCGCCGTCGGGAGCAGCAGAAGCGTCAAGACTTCCATCTATGTCATTGCGTTGGTGGCGGCTGTTCTGTTCTACATCGGCCTTCAGATTCTGGTGTTCTTGTGCAAGCCTGTGGAGAATTGGCTCCACAATGTGCAAGAAACGCTGCAAAAATGTCTGAAATCGGGCCAATTGGAGTTGCAAAATCATCGGATTCGTGCAGTATCTGACCAGCAAGTTAATGCTGACGCCGATCAGCTTCTCAAGAAGTCTCGCATGTACCTGCTTCTGCTCGGGATTCTTGCTTCGGGTGTCACATACCAAGCAGGACTGAACCCGCCGGGTGGCTTCTGGCAGAACAATGCTGCTGATGGTCTGCATCACTACCTCGCCGGTGACCCGGTCCTTCACATCACCTATCCCCGGCGATATCTGGTGTTCTTCTACTGCAATGCCACAGCTTTCATCGCGTCGCTGGTCATCCTGATCCTCCTCCTAAGCAACATATTAAGCACCCAAGGAATCAAGTATTGTGCATTGCAGGTTGCCATGATCCTGGACCTTTTTGGATTGGTTGGCGCTTATGGTGCTGGAAGTTGCAGACAAGTGTCGAAATCTGTGTACATCTCGGTGCTTGTTGTTCCAGTGTTCCTTTACGTCGGCATCCATGTTCTGGTATTCATGCTAGAAGTCTCCCCAACTTGCGCGACATGGAGAAAAATGGTGACGGAGAAGCTGGAGCAGTGTGTTCCCAAATGGCTCAAGAAGTTGTTTGAGCTGCcgactgaggaggaagatgaggacaTGAAATGGAAACTGGAGAAGAGCCGCAAGCTTCTGCTGCTCCTTGCAATTCTTGCAGCAAGCCTCACCTACCAAGCAGGCATGAGCCCCCCGGGCGGCTTCTGGCAAGAGAACACGTCAGGCCATGTCGGCGACCCGGTGCTCAACGACAACTACCAACGTCGCTACCTGGCTTTCTTCTACTGCAATGCAACTGCATTTGTTGCATCTCTGGCCATCATCATGCTGCTGGTGAACAGAAAGCTTTCGGCGAGAGGGATACAGTCCCACGCGCTGCGGGTGTGCGTGATCCTTGACCTGATCGGGCTCATGGGCGCGTTCGCTGCTGGGAGCTCCAGGAAGGTATCAACTTCCATATATGTCTTTGTCCTGATCTTTGCAGTTCTAATCTGCATCGCGTTCCAAGTCGTCCTGGTCTTGTCGGAATCGGTTCAGGGTCTCCTGCGGAGACTTCTATCCAAGATCGGCATACTGGTGGAGGAAGCAGATGGCATGTCTTCGCGCAGGGCCAGCGCCGGAGTGGAGCGTGATCTCTGGGACCAAAAGTTGCCCAAATACTTGCTGCTGCTCGCTGCACTTGCAGCGGCTGTCACGTACCAAGCCGCCATGAACCCGCCCGGTGGCCTCTGGGATGATGGGCAAACTGGCCACATCTCCGGCGACCCGGTCCTCCGGAGCAGCTATTCACGCCGGTACAAGGTCTTCTTCTACTGCAATGCGACTTCCTTCATGGCGTCTCTGGTGATAATGGTCTTACTCCTGATCAAGCGAGTAAGCAGCACACAACCAGCGCTGCTGGCACTGCATGCCGCCATGATACTGGACTTGTTTGGCCTCATGGGCGCATATGCCGCCGGGAGCTGCAGGAGAGTGAGGACGTCTGCGTACATCTTGGCACTGGTCGTTGGGGTTTCTGCATACATTGTTGTTCTTGTCGTTGTGTCCATAGGGATCGCGAAATGGATGAAAAGAGTCATGGATGAGATGGGAGAACGACTGACCCAGTGCTTCTCCCTTGAAGATATGTGA